The DNA region CTCGCGATAAAGAGACCGCGATTTTTTCATACGTTAACAGCAGCATCGAAACGATTTTCGTTTCGCGATCGCGGCACATACCTAAGAGGTCAGACGGATTATCGAGGAAAGGATTTATCGAAAGCATTAGGTTCGCACCGACCGTTCGAATTATCGGCTAAACGCTTTCCAACTTAGCTGTACAATTTTCTGTCCATCCTTTGATGTCTGTTCAACGGATTACGCATACATTAAATTGGCTTCGTTAGGATCTTTAACGGTTGACGAAGCCGGCACGTGTGCTACGGTGAATCTGAATTCGGTATCGGACGATCTTGCGATACCCACGTACACAGACAGAGAGTCACTCGCATTTAATATACGGATTAATACACTctttaaaacgttaaaaagaCATTTTTTGAAATTCCGTCCAACGACTCGATGAGCTGTGCCGACGCGCTACACGAATTAGTTTAGTGGATGGCGcgtaaacaaatttttcagaGAATCGTAATTTAACAAAACAGAATCGCGAAAAGTCAGCTTTTACGACTTCTTTATCTGTTCAGCCCGTGTaacgaaaattgaaacgatACGTTTCGTAAATTCGTAGATCGGCTGTAGATCGTACCATGCGCGTTGAACGATGCTGTGTGTCGAGATCGATCGATGCAGAAACAGACGTGATACAGGTATCGAAGGATGTAAAAATCTCAAGACTTATCGCATACAATTATAAGCCGAAAGTGACGAAAAACTACGATTTTCATCAGGTTTTAACGAAATTAACACAATGATATTTCCAACGCGTATACGATGTAATCGacgtaaattttcaaaatcCATTCTTCGAGTTTCcctttataaatacataaacgtATATTAAAAAACAGTTGTAAGAACCaacatttctctttcttttcgcaATTATGACCAACTGCAGTCTCTTTTACACCTAGTCTAACGAACTAATTCTGCCAACTTGTCATGGAAATCTATTTTAGAGCCGAATTTTGTCCGAATGTTAAGGAGCGCGTGACTTACCAAAAAATAATCGGCACAAGTGTAAAAGTACCGCACAACGGTTACCGATGCTATCAGGTGCTAATTTTCCAAATGAAGTATCGCTCGTTGATCGTGGACTTTTCAAAAGCTCGAATCCAAATCTTTTCTGCTAAGACGATAAGATCATGGTTACTCGAGCGAAGCCAAGTAGCTTGCTTTGTAAATCGTCGAGTTCGATCATGAACGATTTTTAAGCGATCCACCCTTGAAAATAGACTATTCGACTCGTAACTTTATCATTTCGTATTTTCTTTCGTCGGGCGTAATAAACTACGCGGTATTTTCTCGTTCCTCCGTTCCGTCAATTATTCGCTATATTATAGACCAACAGGATAAATCCCGTTAttctacattattattattattatgttattctatattattatacCTGCAACAAGTTCCGCGTAAAGCTCGAGATTCGGACTGATTTTAAGATATCGAAGCTCGAAtaattcttattattttatctcAACGTCTTACTATGGGACATACCGCAACCACTGATCACGATGAATCGTTAAACTCGTAAAACGCAAGTTGCGTTGCATCGCGCGGttctatatatattgtatagaaTCGCGttgtttcttttcctctttagACCGACTATCTAGTCCGTAATGAACAAAAACGATTAAACGTGTCAAATTACTCGGcgcttttaaaatgttttgcTCGTGGCAGGTAAACGCTTCGCATTTAGATATTAATTACCTTCCATTATCCATCGGATGAGGATAGTGTCGAGCAATATGCAATTCGAAATGCATAACATGCACAGTACATGCACGCAACGCTGAACCAGGCGTACGGTAAGCGTACGTAATTTTTAAGGAAATTTTATGCAATCGAAGGTAATTTCGAATTAACGATAACAGGCAGCCTGGAAAAATACAGCGAGGAAACGGTAGATCAACTGAGAAAAGACTAGGTAGTAAGAAAGTAGCGATAGTTAGGAGGGAGCATAGGTTAAGCGAGTAAGCGATTAGTCGACTAAGGAGTAGATGACTGGATAGTAAGGTAGgtattataattgtaaagtaaatctattaaatcaaataaaatagcaATCATCGGCGACGATAACGTACGATACAGATCCCAGTTATTCGAGATTCCGTGTATCTCCTCGGCGTATCCTCGGCTCCTCGCTGTTCTGCTATAGATATAGAACCTAGGAATTACATAACGAGAGACGATCGAGCGACGCGTGAAACGCGGGTAATCGACACGGgggagacaaaaaaaaaaaaaaagagaaacaaagactAGCAGGCATAATTGAAGATGGATCCGCGCGAGGAAGCGGCTCGAAGCGTAGATATCGCGTATGCACGTGCAAAGTCGTTGGTGACCAGCCTTCCTTCCATCGCGTCGCATcacatcgcatcgcatcgcatcgcatcgcatcgcatcgcatcgcatcgcatcgcatcgcatcgcatcgcatcgcatcgcatcgcatcgcatcgtaGAAGAGAACGTCGAGGTATTATGCAAGATATCGGGATCCAACCTTGGCAATGACCACTAACTATGACGATTGAGTTGGCACCGGCCAACTGTGTCTGTCCGTATCATTAGCTTCCCGCTAGGATAATCGCAGAGTCGGTGATTCGTAACAACCGATTCACCACCGGCAGCATCTTTTTACTTACTAGCACTTTACTCGCGGAAAAAACAACCACCTGCGGCTGACGGCCGGAAATAAAATTTCCCACTTTACCGACGTGACGCTGATTTGATTAATTTGCATGactagttatttaaaaaataggtaCAAGTACGATCGAGGGGAATAATATCGGTACTTATAACAAAAACATTACCGATAAACGGACCATCTTTGTGATAGAAACAATCCTTTGCACCTGTTTATACATCCTGTTTAAGTAGGTAAGAATTAGATTTTTCTTATCTTCGCTGTGCGGTGCCAATATAAAGATGTTTGTTCGCGTTCGTTCGTATAAGGGATGAATACAAGTTTGgttttaatttcaatgaaaataataaaaaaaaagcctGATTATAGATATACATACGTGCGTATGCTTGCTCGGATTCACTTTGAAAACTAGCTACGCAAACAGCgatgtaatttttcaaataaacgaTAAGCTGAAAAATTCACGTGTTAATCGATGCTCGATTTCTTAGACTGCAACtctgaaatgaaagaaatgaaagaaatgaaagaaaggaatCACCTACCGAAAAAGTAGCAAGAGAAAAGTGCTTTCTTGCTGTAATTTCTAATCGTAAGTAATGTACAATTTCTATGGTGCGTTAGCGAGAGCGGATTAAAGTGACTTAAAGAACGCTTTGTAACCTATCGATGCGACAGAATCTGGAATTATTGTATTTGGAACTACTCACTTGTTTAAAATTCACGTGTTAATCGCTAAACACCTGACTGACTAAACTGGTGAGTCTAGATTCTCCCCCGTATGACGATAATTGTACGTTATCTAATCTTCGTCTTACCGTCTCATTCCAAGCAAGTAGAACACGAACCTGTCCAAGTGTACATACAAATTTCGCGACATTTTGTCAAAtggaatttttcattaaacCTAATTCTTCCACCGAGTTTAATCTCGTTTGATTCGATAAACGAATATACTttaataagtttatttatttaaacatttttatttaaaaatagatgGAAATTTTGATTTCAAATTCGTTACTGTTCGCTATACTACGCATGTATGCACATGTATATACATTCGTAGTTGGACAATGAGAAAAGTTTGTGGCGACATCTATCCTTTTCGCGCGGAAAGCAAACAAAAGCAATGGATTGGTTGCCGATAGCAGATATGCGTAATAAGATCAGAGACGAATATACCAGAAACCGGGGTTCTGTGCCTCGTCCGTGATAAGATAGAGCTGGCATAATAAATCAAACGGATCGCATAACTATTATTGTACCACAGAGATTTAGTGTCAACGATAGAGCAGAGTAGTGATCGTTCGTAACGTCTACGTTTGTTCGATACCGAATCGATAAATGACACAAACAAATACATAGATAAATGTCGGAAATGACAGAAGAATGGGAAAGATAGTCTTAAATACGCGATAGAGAAATTCTGTATATcgtacattatttatattatcgcTGTTAAATTACAGAATCCTATACGCTGTACATGtctttcgttattttttattgaattttctatgTAAAATCGATTTTCTTTCTAGCTTATAACAACTCTACGTTACTTACGATGTATTACATATCGAATTCCTTTAGAGATtcctttatatttattatttctttcccAAAACCTTCTTTAAAGCTCCAATATCTATAGTCATCGTGGTCCTGTATATCTTCCATAATTTTTTGTCGTAACAAGTACAATTTGGACTTGTTTGAAGCTACCTTCGCTTTATgaagaaatttttcatattccATTTGTGTGTTTGGGAACACATATCTCGCAAGAAATCTTGTAATCGGATGCTATAGAAAAAGCATTGGTTTTACGCTTACAATTTTGCCTGCAACGCgtatttaaaagtattttttcaACGCTGTCTCACCCTGTAGTATTCCCATTGCTTTGGAATATATCCTTCTGGTATTGGTTCTAAGGTCGCTGGTCCTATAAATACGTTGCAATAAAATATGAGCAAACCAGCAGGTATTATGCCCATAAAGGTGTAAAAATGCAGCCAATCTTTAGTTTTATGCCATTGCCATCGACTTGCAGTTACTTCCATAACACGATGTTCCGACATGCGTCTTACCGTTCCTAAAAGTTATCAAATTTTTAGTTTTTCAACATTCGTCGACAAAGTTGACTATTTGAAACAAGTCGATTATTCTTCCAGTAGTCATCGTTGATCACGTTTAATTCTCGTAAGAACAACTCTGTAAACAGGCACACAGTGTGTTCGCGTTCGTGGGAAAATTTGTTGCGTAACAAAACACTACTACTCCTTCGATATACACTGTTCTATCTAGAGAACGAAATATAATTATCTTCATCACCTTGGTTTTGCAACGCATAATTGTTGTTTATCCGTAGTAATTTTCCCAATAGCTCGTttgtatgaaataattttcgattaGTCGTAAGCAAAAGCCTACTCACGACAGCCATTTTGGTTTGTAACTATAAAACGGGACGTACTACTTGTCTTGTTAGCGCATGAACCACCGTTGGCTACTTTACCGACGGTGATCTAATCTCTTTAAGAAGCCGCGAAACTTGAAATTGCGTACGTCAAATACGATTAAATATTTCCACTTTAATaggtatatataaattttgtaggTATATTTGAATGttatttagtaattatataAGGATCGTAATAGTTTTGATGgtaaatttacttttttttgCCAAATTGCCatatatttatgataaaatcCATACCTTATCTCATCTAAGATAATTAAATACGAACGCATCGTGTTGAGTTAGAAcgtaatttattaaaagaaagcgtaatctttaatataaaacaatatgttatatatatatataatattatatataaaataaatatgatattaaatataatatatatatatataaatagcatTTATATGTAGATAAATTGCGGTTTGAAActtgagagaaagaaagagaaacggatAAATTGGCGCGAAGCTTTCGCGACGCCATACTATGCCATGCCATGCCATCTAATACAAAGGTACATTTAGCGCCAATGAAGTTAGGTCAAGTGAATAGTTGAACTCGAGAAATGATTCTAAATTAGAAACGCTCGTTACAAATTGTCGTGATCGTGtttgaaaacaaaaaacaactaACGATAGAAACTATACCAACGATAATTAATTCTTAGAAacggaaaaactaaatttcattaCCAACTTAATATATCTATGATCACGTAAGTTGTCTTCTTTGGCCTAAATATTCCTGATCCAGTAATATCATAGGCCAGTTGTTACCGCTGCTAGCAATATTGGATTTTGCATTACAGATAATCTTATCACTACGTTATTAGTAGTATTAACTAGCGTTGACAAATATAATGTTAACTAGCGTTAACAAAATTAATGTTGGTCTTACACCTAACGACCGTCAAACATTTATCCAGCATGTTATTGGTCGTCTGCAAACATCTCGAccgactatatatatatatatatatatatatatcaatctcAACCGCTATGTGCAGTGTTTGATCCTCATTGAAGTAAATGGTATTGATTCGGACGAAATTAATGCTGGCGTCAAGTTACTGAAAATGTTCGTATTCGACACGTTGAGGAATGCATGACGCACAGACGATGCAGCATTTGCCGATGCTATCGAATCGACTAGTAGTTGCAAAGAAACATCAAGAATATgcaataacgattaattgcttTAAACGTCTAGCATTTTAGCGTAAAGATACATAGGGCAAGTATATGTGTAGTATACGTATATACCAGTGAATCGACTGTTGACACGTAACTGATATAACACGGAACTTGGATCGGCATGTACGATAAAATACCGAATctcttaataattattattattatctgtgTGGTCTAgcaaaatatcatttaataacTATTCGATCAAAGATATTACGTTTCACAATTGACATGTTTGCGACACATTCTTTACTCGCGTTTTTACCTCTTCTACGGTTCTATCATCTACACGGAAAAAAGCATCTGCACTTGAAGCAATCTACGTGTTTTCTTCCGTTGATTAAAACTGCAAAAATATGTTACTCGATTATGACGATGGcgtaataaagaaaaagaaatgtcaCGTGGCAATAAATCAACAAAACGGCCAAGATAAGatctgttgaggttattcggtgtataaagagagaaaaacgcgtggataaagtgtaaggtacaaaatatatatttgatttaatagtgaagtgtaataataagtaggaatacaatttgagctggtccagatccgcacgctagcagtgttaccttataactgaaaccccaaagccaacgtcgcctgtctactgtttatgatctgccttcctgctattcttttgtcgtatatgctgtcgatggcttcagcgcttgagaaaactaaaaagaccagatgtggagtttttctagaagtggtgaccacttcaacaagatCCATGGTGTCGTTTACTATTTTGTATGATCAAGTGGAACGAATGTACACCGACAGATTCCACCGAGAAGGCGAGAAGGCGAAAAGGCGAGAAGGCGAAAAGGCGAGAAGGCGAGAAGGCGAGACGGCGACCCTGAAGAAATGGGTTAAAGACCGCGAACCTTTACCCTTTCCCATATGTCTTTCGAATTGTTTCGTTTCGAGACGTTCGGTCGTTGTTCCGCGTGCATCCCTTCTACCCGGCTGCCCAAAGATAGACCTATGCAAAACTTACGTATACGGTGCATCGAGTACACCGGGTGCACCATACAATAGATGCAACGAACCTCTCTCGTCGTTCACGTGATTCACACGCCTCTATACTCGCGGCTGTTTTCGCAATACACGCTGCCGTACACGTGAACTCGTACAAACTGTTATGTTCGACATCTCGTGAATCTCGTCGCTGTTCCGTTCCTCGAAATAAcgattctatcaaaataaaaccAAAGAAACGTAacgaaaaaacaaagaaaacctATCCGGTTTCAGCCGGATAATTGCTTGAAATTCGACGTGGAACTGTGTTTCGCAAAATACAACCTACGATCTACCGTGGTCTCTCGAGCTTGAAACGCTCGACGAACGGTTTGCATTTGCAGCATTCGAATCGATTCGTGTCACGAGCTTGGGAATTGCCCATCGACTGAACGTTTCGAACGAGAATGGGTCATTGTCCACCAGTACTTTATATCATCGTTTGTTGCTTTAGTTTAGCATCGTGTAGTATCGGGTATCAGCCGGAGCTCTGTGCTTTCTATTTTCCATGTGTGTTAGCAACCCTTAAATTGCTCGCTTTGTCGccagtaatataaatatatatgtacgtatgtaccaTACCAGCGCAGAAAACAGACATCGTAGCGCCGGCAACGGGAAGGGACAATCGACCGCGAAGCAAGCGTTCCCAGTTCCCCAGCCTTTAGTCGCGTATTGGCCACCGCGCACTGCACGTCGGGAGCTGTTCGTATCCGAACGAACGAAAGACCGAACGAAGCTTCTGCTCTGTTCTATTGGCAGATACGAAGAAAACGTGCGCGCgcgagatagatagatagatagagagagagggagggggagagagagagagagagagagagagagaggggaacATTGGCAAAAGAAAGAAGAGCGAAAGAAAGAGGCTTAAGGATCGAAtttaaaatagaagaagaaaagtcGCGACTCTACGAGGTGAGTACCAATTTGTTCGCTATACACGACGTACATTTACGATTAGATTTGTCAAGTGTTTTATCGGCGCGTATACGCAAGTAACGGGGAAGATGGGAAATATCTttggaattaaaaataatttagaaatggATCGATGCGACGGATACACGAAGGTACGGTCCTGCGTGCCGTTGACTTTTCGACGATCGATCCTTCCGTCGTCGTCTCGTTATCTCTCTCGCATAGAATCGGTCAAAGGAGCAGATTTCGGGTTTTTAGTCTCGAGTACGGATGTCAGAAATCGATCGCGAGTTGAAACTCGACTATGTGTTGTCCGTTGAAAGTCAGACATGGCAAATCGCGTTTCAAACGAAGCTTTCCAAGAGACCAAGAAGAACCGCTTTCGAGAACAGTCTTTGCCGGAGGTTCGATGGAACTCGTGTACTCTGTACGTTATGTGAACATTTCGCACTCGTGTGAACACACGATCGATCGTTCAAAAATAGACACTCCGTGTGACAGTGACCTACGCCTACTTCGATATCTCGATGAGGGTAATATACGGCGCTTTAAACGATCGAATTTAATCTAACCTCGAACCTATACCTATTGTATCGTATGCATCGTATATACTAGATATTCATGATTCTTATTCGAAGATTGtgtgaaaattattgaaaaaaatatttagcaCGATTTGTTGTCAAATCGATCCAATGCTTCGTTCGGCCAAATCGTTCAGAATGTATAGTATAGGGTAATATAGGGTAGTATAGGGTAGTATAGGTACTGTAGAGTATAGAGTATAGAGTATAAAGTATAGAGTATAGAGTATAAAACGATGGTTTGCTCGGGCTCTCCACTGTTTCGTTTCCGCTACCTTCTCTGGCCGACGTTATAACACGATTAAATACATTGCGATAGTTGCAAAGTACAACAAAGTGTCTTTATGGTTAGCGCGAGTGATTTAATCGTGTAAATGACGTAATATTTGCTACGCCGCACCTGTACGTAAACCGAGTGCGTGCCGCTTTGCTTTGTGCGAATTCAATTTTACTCTCTGACCTCTGACCTGGTCGCTCATGTACAATGATTTACACGCAGACGAGATCGTCGTTTTACGTTCGAATGAAAAACAAACCGTACGAATAATACGTAGAAATAATACGTAGGAATGGCGTACTTGAAATCCAGAAATATGTTGACGATGTTCACGAGAACGTTATAAAAACTGTAAAGATTAAATATGAcgcaaaaattgaaataattattttgcgaTGTCACGTTTTCGAGTAGTGTCGAGTAGATAAATTGCCACGCAAGTACGAGACGCGTGGATTATCTTGTGCCGTTTAGTCGTTGTTGTATCGGCGATTAAACGAGATAACGATG from Bombus terrestris chromosome 14, iyBomTerr1.2, whole genome shotgun sequence includes:
- the LOC100649271 gene encoding NADH dehydrogenase [ubiquinone] 1 beta subcomplex subunit 5, mitochondrial — its product is MAVVSRLLLTTNRKLFHTNELLGKLLRINNNYALQNQGTVRRMSEHRVMEVTASRWQWHKTKDWLHFYTFMGIIPAGLLIFYCNVFIGPATLEPIPEGYIPKQWEYYRHPITRFLARYVFPNTQMEYEKFLHKAKVASNKSKLYLLRQKIMEDIQDHDDYRYWSFKEGFGKEIINIKESLKEFDM